The following proteins come from a genomic window of Nicotiana tomentosiformis chromosome 12, ASM39032v3, whole genome shotgun sequence:
- the LOC138902261 gene encoding uncharacterized protein, translating into MARNPRKNTIPLTEESVRRLRDKEEDEEENDGFILVARVKKDAEAPKANESMKAAKILFCGEGVSGRELVKVLESSFFEEMIREARALKTISIKGGHGREDPFHDYFTGVENATVLSDLEVSRKDFGEASCLFDEASALPREACSRSRAELSRYEADLRTLTGERNALRLLCEQREQETKDLRVELTEAHQDQTDLTEQVMKILKTHGFDSGLEANISISQLQQKLEMIGQLREEVDIIKAEILGWKESMDRLAAEKEAARAQLSSAESQLQGMRERSSVQARKIEELEARLASELAKAKSEAEKAKAEADTFVVVYPADAEAAQVQAREAAETAQTRAYWVVEHAKCQSRRETLEKIHARGYDLTEEIKKTKELEADARALASDNYDDNESKSGSESGEEFDGEETAPGDNQEPQGFFIFDLFV; encoded by the exons ATGGCTCGTAATCCGAGGAAGAACACCATCCCTTTGACCGAAGAGTCAGTTCGGCGTCTGAGGGATAaagaggaagatgaagaagaaaacGATGGGTTCATACTGGTTGCCCGAGTGAAAAAAGATGCCGAGGCTCCAAAGGCTAATGAATCGATGAAAGCCGCAAAAATTCTATTTTGTGGTGAGGGAGTCTCGGGAAGAGAATTGGTCAAAGTCCTCGAGTCATCATTTTTCGAGGAAATGATTcgagaggctcgggccttgaagaccaTTTCTATCAAAGGAGGCCACGGAAGGGAAGATCCCTTTCATGATTATTTTACTGGGGTCGAAAATGCTACCGTCCTGAGCGATTTGGAAGTCTCGAGGAAGGACTTTGGTGAGGCATCATGCCTTTTTGACGAA GCCTCTGCACTTCCTcgggaagcatgttctcggtcccgagCTGAGCTGAGTCGGTACGAGGCCGACCTCCGAACACTTACGGGGGAGAGAAATGCCCTCAGACTTCTTTGTGAGCAAAGAGAACAGGAGACCAAGGACCTCCGAGTCGAGTTGACCGAGGCTCATCAGGATCAGACCGatctgaccgagcaggtaatgaaaatcttaaaaactCATGGGTTCGATTCAGGATTggaggctaatatttcgatctcacagctgcaacAGAAGCTCGAGATGATCGGGCAGCTCCGTGAAGAGGTCGATATAATAAAGGCGGAGatcttggggtggaaagaaagtatggaccgccttgctgcagagaaagaggctgctcgagcccaattatcatcggccgaaagtcaACTTCAGGGCATGAGGGAGAggagctcggttcaagcaagaaaaatagaggagctcgaggctcggttggcttccgaacttgccaaggccaaatctgaagctgaAAAAGCAAAGGCCGAGGCGGACACATTCGTGGTCGTCTATCCGGCCGATGCCGAAGCCGCTCAAGTacaagcgagagaggcagccgagaccgctcaaactcgagcatattgggttgTTGAACATGCTAAATGCCAATCTCGTAGGGAAACCCTCGAGaaaatccatgctcgaggttatgatcttactgaagagataaaaaagactaaagagcttgaagccgatgCTAGAGCTCTGGCTTCCGATAATTATGATGATAATGAAAGCAAGAGCGGgtctgagagcggggaggagttcgatggagaagagactgctcCCGGAGATAATCAGGAACCTCAGGGCTTTTTTATTTTTGatctttttgtgtag